In bacterium, one DNA window encodes the following:
- a CDS encoding immunity 26/phosphotriesterase HocA family protein, which translates to MKTNRQLSDLEGNCCAVPLRNGGFARGVIARISGKGPAFGYFFGPRCSTLQELQSLGIPPGPEGAILLTQFGDLGLKKEVWPIIGRLPDWNREDWPMPGFIRYNDDRTKAFIDFCDDDTVESVKEIVVPVDEIDPNDFAEEGLYGYVALQIRLDVLLSAQS; encoded by the coding sequence TTGAAGACAAACCGGCAGTTGAGTGATCTAGAAGGAAATTGCTGCGCCGTGCCGCTGCGGAACGGGGGATTTGCGCGCGGGGTGATTGCTCGGATCAGTGGGAAAGGACCTGCGTTCGGGTACTTCTTTGGGCCGCGCTGTTCGACGCTTCAGGAGTTGCAGTCACTCGGAATTCCGCCTGGTCCGGAAGGGGCAATCTTGTTAACTCAATTCGGTGATCTCGGTCTGAAGAAGGAGGTCTGGCCGATCATCGGGAGGCTTCCCGATTGGAATCGTGAAGACTGGCCGATGCCTGGGTTCATTCGGTACAACGATGATAGAACCAAGGCGTTCATCGATTTCTGCGACGATGATACTGTGGAGTCCGTGAAGGAGATTGTGGTTCCTGTCGATGAAATCGATCCGAACGATTTCGCAGAAGAGGGCCTTTACGGGTACGTCGCATTGCAGATCCGTCTGGATGTGCTCCTGTCGGCGCAGTCCTAG